One Ostrea edulis chromosome 2, xbOstEdul1.1, whole genome shotgun sequence genomic region harbors:
- the LOC125680775 gene encoding innexin unc-9-like isoform X2, whose product MLTLFAVVTSSGQYAGNPIECWVPAEFTGAYTTYAKSYCWIANTYYVPQEEPIPHKVADRYDQELTYYQWIPIILMFQAFLFKVPNIVWRMLNGQSGINIEKIITLSETGMLGDQDDRMKNISHLAKYLNRWIQTHREYRYNFLVKIREKYSNVFCFCCGKRDGTFLTGFYIFTKFLYCANVVGQFFLLNAFMATDFNMFGFEVIENFIYDRNWRESPRFPRVTLCDFKIRQLANIQTFTVQCVLPINLFNEKIFIFLWFWFFLVAALSFGNLFHWIYQIIFGENKVTYVRKHLKVAGEIHTNFDKKLTRKFAEHYLRSDGVFVLRMVGKNSSPMFITDLVQLLWKTFKEENCSRKQSGVVEVEVETPLMNGNCHVGDLEPPSLKSRL is encoded by the coding sequence ATGTTGACTTTATTTGCTGTGGTGACGTCTTCTGGTCAGTATGCTGGTAACCCAATCGAGTGCTGGGTGCCAGCTGAATTCACCGGTGCATACACAACTTATGCCAAGTCTTACTGCTGGATCGCCAACACTTACTATGTCCCTCAGGAAGAACCTATCCCACACAAGGTAGCAGACAGATATGACCAGGAGCTCACCTACTACCAATGGATACCCATTATCCTCATGTTTCAGGCTTTCCTGTTCAAAGTACCAAATATTGTTTGGCGTATGCTTAATGGACAATCGGGAATTAACATCGAGAAGATAATCACACTCTCTGAGACTGGAATGCTGGGGGACCAAGACGACCGGATGAAAAACATATCTCATCTTGCCAAGTATCTTAATCGCTGGATACAGACCCATAGAGAATACAGATACAACTTCTTGGTCAAAATAAGGGAGAAATATTCCAATGTATTCTGCTTTTGCTGTGGAAAAAGAGATGGAACGTTTCTCACAGGGTTctacatttttacaaaatttttatACTGTGCAAATGTTGTTGGACAGTTTTTCCTCCTTAATGCATTCATGGCTACTGATTTCAACATGTTTGGATTTGAAGtgattgaaaatttcatttatgaCAGGAATTGGAGAGAGTCTCCAAGATTTCCACGGGTGACACTGTGTGACTTCAAAATCCGCCAGCTTGCTAATATTCAAACTTTCACCGTGCAGTGTGTCTTGCCAATTAACCTcttcaatgaaaaaatattcatatttctttggttttggttttttcttgTAGCAGCTTTATCATTTGGAAACCTATTCCACTGGATTTACCAAATAATATTTGGAGAAAATAAAGTCACATATGTCCGAAAACATCTCAAAGTAGCAGGTGAAATTCATACAAACTTCGACAAGAAACTCACAAGGAAATTTGCTGAACATTACCTGAGATCAGACGGGGTCTTTGTTTTGAGGATGGTTGGAAAGAACAGCTCTCCCATGTTTATAACAGACCTTGTTCAGTTACTGTggaaaacttttaaagaggaGAACTGTTCTAGGAAACAAAGTGGAGTAGTGGAGGTTGAGGTGGAGACGCCATTAATGAATGGAAATTGTCACGTGGGAGATTTAGAACCCCCTTCTTTGAAAAGCAGACTTTGA
- the LOC125672000 gene encoding uncharacterized protein LOC125672000 isoform X2: MGDRIALSSTVKIKYKHTSKVVLIIVNRLYSFSKHCTWNEVLNDLTADGDHNIDKLDEVTVTVSDKLANGVTFEPNFEEQIQVVHNFDKKLKYVQFDVIRDLEPNNNVPKGQNPPTCPTAFDVLMRKSSTLTKLPQKIDEASPRFTGSQLYICEGVDRGISNSLEI; encoded by the exons ATGGGTGACAGAATAGCGTTGTCGTCTACTGTAAAGataaaatacaaacacacatctAAAGTTGTGCTCATAATAGTCAACAGACTCTACAGTTTCTCCAAACACTGTACATGGAATGAGGTTTTGAATGATTTGACAGCGGACGGCGACCATAACATAGACAAGTTGGACGAAGTAACTGTCACCGTGTCGGACAAACTTGCCAACGGTGTAACTTTTGAGCCAAATTTTGAAGAACAGATACAAGTGGTTCACAACTttgataaaaaattgaaatatgtacaATTTGACGTGATAAGAGACTTAGAACCAAATAACAATGTACCAAAAGGTCAAAATCCTCCTACATGTCCTACAGCTTTCGATGTTTTGATGAGAAAGTCCAGCACACTGACAAAGCTCCCTCAAAAGATTGATGAAGCCTCTCCCAGATTTACAG GGTCGCAGCTATACATTTGTGAGGGGGTGGACAGGGGTATCTCCAATTCCCTCGAGATTTAA
- the LOC125672000 gene encoding uncharacterized protein LOC125672000 isoform X1, giving the protein MGDRIALSSTVKIKYKHTSKVVLIIVNRLYSFSKHCTWNEVLNDLTADGDHNIDKLDEVTVTVSDKLANGVTFEPNFEEQIQVVHNFDKKLKYVQFDVIRDLEPNNNVPKGQNPPTCPTAFDVLMRKSSTLTKLPQKIDEASPRFTGDVLHGKVFTRLQLACTSHIEFAYYSSDVGRKDICAYCVATEIQKDKDLCKNFKVVLPVCDLCRSKKLEVPKKNPIKK; this is encoded by the exons ATGGGTGACAGAATAGCGTTGTCGTCTACTGTAAAGataaaatacaaacacacatctAAAGTTGTGCTCATAATAGTCAACAGACTCTACAGTTTCTCCAAACACTGTACATGGAATGAGGTTTTGAATGATTTGACAGCGGACGGCGACCATAACATAGACAAGTTGGACGAAGTAACTGTCACCGTGTCGGACAAACTTGCCAACGGTGTAACTTTTGAGCCAAATTTTGAAGAACAGATACAAGTGGTTCACAACTttgataaaaaattgaaatatgtacaATTTGACGTGATAAGAGACTTAGAACCAAATAACAATGTACCAAAAGGTCAAAATCCTCCTACATGTCCTACAGCTTTCGATGTTTTGATGAGAAAGTCCAGCACACTGACAAAGCTCCCTCAAAAGATTGATGAAGCCTCTCCCAGATTTACAG GGGATGTTCTACACGGAAAAGTTTTCACAAGACTCCAGCTTGCATGTACCAGTCACATTGAATTTGCATACTACAGCTCGGATGTTGGCCGCAAAGACATATGTGCATATTGTGTTGCAACAGAGATCCAAAAGGACAAGGACTTGTGCAAAAACTTTAAAGTTGTGCTGCCAGTTTGTGACTTGTGTCGTTCAAAAAAATTGGAAGTCCCAAAGAAAAATCCAATTAAGAAATAG
- the LOC125680775 gene encoding innexin unc-9-like isoform X1: protein MLSTVLGSLASFSKITGSSDDDWIDRLNHLWTVVMLTLFAVVTSSGQYAGNPIECWVPAEFTGAYTTYAKSYCWIANTYYVPQEEPIPHKVADRYDQELTYYQWIPIILMFQAFLFKVPNIVWRMLNGQSGINIEKIITLSETGMLGDQDDRMKNISHLAKYLNRWIQTHREYRYNFLVKIREKYSNVFCFCCGKRDGTFLTGFYIFTKFLYCANVVGQFFLLNAFMATDFNMFGFEVIENFIYDRNWRESPRFPRVTLCDFKIRQLANIQTFTVQCVLPINLFNEKIFIFLWFWFFLVAALSFGNLFHWIYQIIFGENKVTYVRKHLKVAGEIHTNFDKKLTRKFAEHYLRSDGVFVLRMVGKNSSPMFITDLVQLLWKTFKEENCSRKQSGVVEVEVETPLMNGNCHVGDLEPPSLKSRL, encoded by the exons AT gTTGAGTACAGTTTTAGGCAGCTTAGCAAGTTTCTCAAAGATCACAGGCAGCAGTGATGATGACTGGATCGACCGCCTTAACCACCTATGGACGGTAGTGATGTTGACTTTATTTGCTGTGGTGACGTCTTCTGGTCAGTATGCTGGTAACCCAATCGAGTGCTGGGTGCCAGCTGAATTCACCGGTGCATACACAACTTATGCCAAGTCTTACTGCTGGATCGCCAACACTTACTATGTCCCTCAGGAAGAACCTATCCCACACAAGGTAGCAGACAGATATGACCAGGAGCTCACCTACTACCAATGGATACCCATTATCCTCATGTTTCAGGCTTTCCTGTTCAAAGTACCAAATATTGTTTGGCGTATGCTTAATGGACAATCGGGAATTAACATCGAGAAGATAATCACACTCTCTGAGACTGGAATGCTGGGGGACCAAGACGACCGGATGAAAAACATATCTCATCTTGCCAAGTATCTTAATCGCTGGATACAGACCCATAGAGAATACAGATACAACTTCTTGGTCAAAATAAGGGAGAAATATTCCAATGTATTCTGCTTTTGCTGTGGAAAAAGAGATGGAACGTTTCTCACAGGGTTctacatttttacaaaatttttatACTGTGCAAATGTTGTTGGACAGTTTTTCCTCCTTAATGCATTCATGGCTACTGATTTCAACATGTTTGGATTTGAAGtgattgaaaatttcatttatgaCAGGAATTGGAGAGAGTCTCCAAGATTTCCACGGGTGACACTGTGTGACTTCAAAATCCGCCAGCTTGCTAATATTCAAACTTTCACCGTGCAGTGTGTCTTGCCAATTAACCTcttcaatgaaaaaatattcatatttctttggttttggttttttcttgTAGCAGCTTTATCATTTGGAAACCTATTCCACTGGATTTACCAAATAATATTTGGAGAAAATAAAGTCACATATGTCCGAAAACATCTCAAAGTAGCAGGTGAAATTCATACAAACTTCGACAAGAAACTCACAAGGAAATTTGCTGAACATTACCTGAGATCAGACGGGGTCTTTGTTTTGAGGATGGTTGGAAAGAACAGCTCTCCCATGTTTATAACAGACCTTGTTCAGTTACTGTggaaaacttttaaagaggaGAACTGTTCTAGGAAACAAAGTGGAGTAGTGGAGGTTGAGGTGGAGACGCCATTAATGAATGGAAATTGTCACGTGGGAGATTTAGAACCCCCTTCTTTGAAAAGCAGACTTTGA